In Marinilabiliales bacterium, a single window of DNA contains:
- a CDS encoding SagB/ThcOx family dehydrogenase — MQKITIVLIALLVAGIATPLQSQETIKLDEPERTGGMPLFEALDKRQSMRSFSSRELSGRDLSNVLWAAFGMNRDDGRRTAPSARNWQQFDIYLIMAGGWYLYEPREHVLVKKGDEDLRQYAGSQDFVATAPVNLIFVSDHDRMSGASPENKEFHSATDVGFISQNVYLYCASEGLATVVRGLLDRDLLKELMNLGPSQHVILGQTVGYPGN; from the coding sequence ATGCAAAAGATCACCATTGTACTGATTGCCTTGCTAGTTGCTGGTATTGCCACACCTCTGCAGTCACAGGAGACCATAAAGCTTGATGAGCCGGAACGCACCGGCGGGATGCCGCTTTTCGAGGCGCTTGACAAGCGCCAGAGCATGCGGAGCTTCAGCAGCCGTGAGCTGAGCGGCAGGGACCTTTCCAACGTGCTATGGGCCGCATTCGGCATGAACAGGGATGACGGACGCCGTACCGCGCCATCGGCCCGTAACTGGCAGCAGTTTGACATCTACCTGATAATGGCCGGCGGATGGTACCTCTATGAACCGCGGGAGCATGTGCTGGTTAAGAAGGGCGATGAGGACCTCAGGCAGTATGCAGGCAGCCAGGATTTTGTTGCCACCGCACCTGTAAACCTGATCTTCGTGTCCGATCATGACCGGATGTCAGGCGCCAGCCCTGAAAACAAGGAATTCCACTCGGCCACCGATGTAGGATTCATTTCGCAGAACGTATATCTCTATTGTGCATCGGAGGGGCTGGCAACGGTGGTTCGGGGACTTCTTGACAGGGACCTGCTGAAGGAGCTGATGAACCTGGGGCCCTCACAGCACGTTATACTGGGGCAGACGGTAGGGTATCCCGGCAACTGA
- a CDS encoding gfo/Idh/MocA family oxidoreductase, with protein MDNSRRSFIKKSALGVAGVTIGGMGMSAASYNRIKGANDRLNIAIVGLGRRLGAFIEPVATKENNVQLLYLCDVMKRQRDNAARRFSDAIDYTPALEIDVRRIYDDARVDAIIDATPDHWHAPGTCYAVQAGKHVFVEKPCSHNPREGELLIELQDKYDKVIQMGNQQRSSHESIEIVRDIHNGAIGVPYKAIAFYSNARGEVPLPVRAPVPEGLDWDLFQGPAPRQEYMHDTWDYNWHWYGWTWGTAETGNNAVHELDIARWALQVDFPERVEVAAGKFHYPDDGWTMYDTMDATWWFPGNKIIKWDGKSRNGLNTYGSDRGTIIYGSDGSVFVNRGGYKLFDRNGNLVRERRTGDDEGGTALGGGGDMSTMHVVNFFNSIRGTDTPKSPIDEGVKSTLLGHLANIATRIGHGFDVNCNNGQALDRDALSLWSREYEPGWEPKI; from the coding sequence ATGGATAATTCAAGAAGATCTTTCATCAAAAAATCGGCGCTCGGTGTTGCAGGAGTTACAATAGGCGGGATGGGGATGAGCGCGGCAAGCTACAACAGGATAAAAGGCGCCAATGACAGGCTCAACATTGCCATTGTAGGCCTGGGAAGAAGGCTGGGTGCATTCATCGAGCCTGTTGCAACCAAAGAAAACAATGTGCAGCTGCTTTACCTGTGCGATGTGATGAAAAGGCAGCGGGATAATGCAGCACGAAGGTTTTCAGATGCCATAGACTACACTCCTGCTCTTGAAATTGACGTCCGCAGGATTTATGATGACGCCAGGGTCGATGCAATTATCGATGCCACCCCCGATCACTGGCATGCACCGGGAACATGTTATGCAGTGCAGGCTGGCAAGCATGTGTTTGTTGAAAAGCCCTGCAGCCACAATCCCCGCGAAGGCGAGCTGCTGATTGAGCTACAGGACAAGTATGACAAGGTGATCCAGATGGGTAACCAGCAACGGTCCTCTCATGAATCGATCGAGATAGTGAGAGATATACATAACGGTGCCATAGGTGTACCATATAAAGCGATCGCATTCTACAGCAATGCCAGGGGAGAGGTGCCTCTGCCCGTGAGGGCTCCCGTACCTGAGGGACTGGACTGGGATCTTTTCCAGGGGCCGGCACCGAGGCAGGAATACATGCATGATACATGGGACTACAACTGGCACTGGTACGGGTGGACATGGGGCACGGCAGAGACAGGCAACAATGCGGTTCACGAGCTCGATATTGCCCGCTGGGCGCTGCAGGTGGACTTCCCCGAAAGGGTCGAAGTGGCAGCAGGCAAGTTTCACTATCCCGATGACGGCTGGACCATGTACGACACCATGGATGCAACCTGGTGGTTCCCGGGGAACAAGATCATCAAGTGGGACGGCAAGAGCCGTAACGGATTGAATACCTACGGGTCCGACAGGGGAACCATAATTTATGGTTCCGACGGTTCTGTGTTTGTCAACCGTGGCGGATACAAACTTTTTGACCGCAATGGAAACCTGGTAAGGGAAAGGCGTACCGGCGACGATGAGGGAGGAACGGCTCTTGGAGGTGGAGGAGACATGTCAACAATGCACGTGGTGAACTTTTTCAACTCGATCAGGGGCACTGACACGCCGAAGTCGCCCATCGATGAGGGAGTTAAAAGCACCCTGCTCGGACACCTGGCAAATATTGCGACCCGCATAGGGCACGGTTTCGATGTTAACTGTAACAACGGGCAGGCACTCGACCGTGATGCACTCAGCCTCTGGAGCCGCGAGTACGAGCCGGGCTGGGAACCAAAAATATAA
- a CDS encoding TetR/AcrR family transcriptional regulator: MTNKKDLKRENIITAAGRVFGKHGFREARMENIAEEADMGKSSLYYYFISKEELFEAVVEREAENLKNEIILATKDIIDPYKRMKKYVIARMNAFNESINLYTAVKTNYLDHLPFIEKVRSKYDKEEMKMVESILKDGVRNNRFKLVNTELATVAIVTAIKGLEYNIVIREGPYKLEQQVEQLLMFLFYGIVKRH; this comes from the coding sequence ATGACCAATAAAAAAGACCTGAAAAGAGAAAATATCATCACTGCTGCAGGCAGGGTGTTTGGCAAGCATGGCTTCAGGGAGGCAAGGATGGAAAACATTGCAGAGGAGGCCGACATGGGAAAAAGTTCTCTTTACTACTATTTCATCAGCAAAGAGGAGCTCTTTGAAGCAGTGGTGGAGCGCGAGGCCGAAAACCTGAAAAACGAGATAATCCTGGCAACCAAAGACATTATTGATCCGTACAAACGGATGAAGAAATATGTCATCGCCCGCATGAATGCCTTCAACGAATCGATCAACCTATATACCGCCGTAAAGACCAACTACCTCGACCACCTCCCCTTTATCGAAAAGGTGAGGTCCAAGTATGACAAGGAGGAGATGAAGATGGTAGAGAGCATCCTGAAAGACGGAGTGAGGAACAACCGTTTCAAGCTGGTCAACACCGAGCTGGCAACAGTTGCCATCGTTACCGCCATCAAGGGCCTTGAATATAATATTGTAATTCGCGAAGGCCCCTATAAGCTCGAACAGCAGGTCGAGCAGCTGCTGATGTTCCTCTTCTACGGCATCGTTAAGAGACACTGA
- a CDS encoding metallophosphoesterase, translated as MRTIAFIIFYSIVLSVYLLVNYYIFIRGWQALPAASRVRNIYLALFLFLSLAYVAGRILENYWLSPPTNFLLWTGSFWLGAMVYFVLILAAIDLIRLVNLAVPVIPSGWLANAAGTKLVLFYGVTATVFVIIMAAHVNTWFIKVNEIDITLSGKRTALAYHAAPAEIEATAGSGIPGETGEAVAEGGDPAPGDNHGRMENVTIALISDIHLGSLTPKNRIKRMVDRVNSLNPDIILLAGDILDEDVGPVIHRDLGRAIENLSAPLGVYGITGNHEYIGGVAEAAKYLTSHGINLIRDSVIKINNSFYLAGREDITINRFSGRNRKSVEELLDGVNDNLPVILMDHQPFNLEKAAAAGADLFLAGHTHHGQLWPFNLITNAIYTISRGKGEVDGMKVYVSNGIGTWGPPMRLGSRPEIVLIRASLNNL; from the coding sequence ATGCGCACCATAGCCTTTATTATCTTTTACAGCATCGTACTGTCAGTATACCTGCTCGTTAATTACTACATCTTCATCCGCGGCTGGCAGGCCCTTCCTGCCGCCTCAAGGGTCCGCAATATCTACCTTGCACTCTTCCTGTTCCTGTCGCTCGCCTATGTGGCCGGCCGGATCCTCGAAAACTACTGGCTTTCACCACCCACCAACTTCCTTTTATGGACAGGCTCCTTCTGGCTGGGCGCGATGGTCTATTTCGTGCTGATCCTTGCAGCCATCGACCTCATCAGGCTTGTCAACCTTGCCGTCCCGGTGATACCCTCAGGCTGGCTGGCCAACGCGGCCGGGACCAAACTGGTGCTTTTTTACGGGGTAACCGCCACCGTTTTTGTTATAATCATGGCAGCACATGTCAACACCTGGTTCATAAAAGTCAACGAAATAGATATTACCCTTTCGGGGAAGAGGACGGCCCTTGCCTATCATGCAGCACCGGCAGAAATTGAAGCAACTGCAGGAAGCGGAATCCCGGGGGAGACAGGTGAAGCAGTCGCAGAAGGTGGCGACCCCGCTCCCGGAGATAACCATGGCCGGATGGAAAATGTTACCATCGCTCTGATATCTGACATCCACCTCGGAAGCCTGACACCAAAAAACCGGATTAAACGGATGGTTGACAGGGTCAATTCGCTCAACCCCGACATTATCCTGCTGGCAGGTGATATTCTCGACGAAGATGTGGGGCCGGTCATCCACCGCGACCTGGGCAGGGCAATTGAGAACCTTTCGGCGCCCCTGGGCGTTTACGGCATCACAGGCAACCACGAGTACATCGGCGGAGTGGCCGAAGCGGCAAAGTACCTTACAAGCCACGGCATAAATCTTATCCGCGACAGCGTTATAAAGATCAACAACAGTTTCTACCTTGCAGGACGTGAGGATATTACCATCAACAGGTTCTCGGGTCGCAACAGGAAAAGTGTTGAAGAGCTGCTTGACGGCGTGAATGATAACCTGCCGGTAATACTGATGGACCACCAGCCGTTCAACCTTGAGAAGGCTGCCGCTGCGGGAGCCGACCTGTTCCTGGCCGGCCATACCCATCACGGCCAGCTCTGGCCTTTTAACCTGATAACCAATGCAATATATACCATCAGCAGGGGGAAGGGTGAAGTTGACGGCATGAAGGTCTATGTTTCAAACGGTATAGGTACCTGGGGCCCGCCGATGCGCCTGGGCAGCAGGCCCGAGATAGTGCTTATAAGAGCCTCTCTTAATAATTTATGA
- a CDS encoding M24 family metallopeptidase has product MRIIILTAAIAAMVMTTVNGKTNSGGEQAQDGACTLPDRFIIPDLSPELDPEVFSARRKRLAEKMKGEIAIISAAAGNDFIYLTGYTGERQAVAVIDPSSEAPYTLFVLPREPMSTLWDGPRPGIEDATEKYGADAAYPVAKFAEIMAGMIEGKRPVSLHEDDRSLRERLNGIAGKDVSAAGLLHTDLTPIIHEMRVVKDEWEIAQLKRAVAVTGLAHRRVMETVAPGQKEYDAQAEIEYVFMKNGLNTGFSSIVGSGPNAAILHYPFNDRTMEYGDLLLIDIGASCRGYVADVTRTIPVNGRFSEKQRDLYELVLQAQQEAINKMKPGYRILDCHHRATEIIVRGLWERGLITDTTSWWQKRFYIQYRNNHYIGLHVHDAGSYGNLDAPDRDSYILNPEIRGREILPGMVMTIEPGLYLLEDRLDHLHGLFG; this is encoded by the coding sequence ATGCGGATAATAATCCTTACCGCCGCTATCGCGGCAATGGTTATGACAACAGTGAACGGAAAAACCAACAGCGGAGGAGAGCAGGCACAGGACGGGGCCTGCACCCTCCCTGACAGGTTCATTATTCCTGATCTTTCTCCTGAGCTGGATCCGGAAGTGTTCAGCGCAAGGCGAAAAAGGCTGGCTGAAAAGATGAAAGGTGAAATCGCCATAATTTCGGCTGCCGCCGGAAACGATTTCATCTACCTTACCGGCTATACCGGAGAGAGACAGGCAGTTGCCGTGATCGACCCCTCGTCGGAAGCCCCCTATACACTTTTCGTGCTGCCCAGGGAGCCCATGTCAACCCTGTGGGACGGTCCCCGCCCCGGCATTGAAGACGCCACAGAAAAGTACGGAGCAGATGCCGCATACCCGGTGGCAAAATTCGCTGAGATAATGGCCGGCATGATCGAAGGGAAAAGACCGGTCTCACTTCATGAAGATGACCGTTCGCTGCGCGAAAGGCTAAACGGCATTGCGGGAAAGGATGTATCCGCCGCAGGGCTCCTGCACACTGACCTCACCCCCATAATACACGAGATGAGGGTGGTAAAGGATGAGTGGGAGATCGCACAGCTTAAGAGGGCTGTTGCGGTGACGGGACTTGCACACAGGAGAGTCATGGAAACGGTTGCCCCCGGTCAGAAGGAGTATGATGCACAGGCAGAGATCGAATACGTTTTTATGAAGAACGGACTGAACACAGGCTTCAGCTCAATCGTGGGTTCAGGACCTAACGCTGCAATCCTGCATTACCCGTTCAATGACCGCACCATGGAGTACGGCGACCTGCTGCTCATCGACATCGGTGCTTCCTGCAGGGGCTATGTGGCCGATGTAACACGCACGATCCCTGTTAACGGAAGGTTCAGCGAAAAGCAGAGGGACCTCTACGAACTGGTGTTGCAGGCACAGCAGGAGGCAATAAATAAGATGAAGCCTGGCTACAGGATACTGGACTGCCACCACAGGGCAACCGAAATAATTGTTCGCGGACTCTGGGAGCGGGGACTAATTACAGATACCACCTCGTGGTGGCAGAAGCGGTTCTATATCCAGTACCGGAACAATCACTATATCGGACTTCACGTGCATGATGCCGGCAGCTACGGCAATCTTGACGCACCTGACCGCGACTCCTATATCCTTAACCCTGAGATAAGGGGAAGGGAGATACTGCCCGGGATGGTGATGACAATTGAACCCGGACTCTACCTTTTGGAAGACAGGCTGGACCACCTGCACGGACTTTTCGGG